In one Neobacillus sp. CF12 genomic region, the following are encoded:
- a CDS encoding DeoR/GlpR family DNA-binding transcription regulator gives MIVSQRRKLIKELLIKNKSVKVSDLVNLLHVSEETIRRDLNQLEKEGVAEKNYGGAVLIEEVENQFFIPPVDKRKFQYSREKELIGKAASQLIKEGQTIIFDAGSTTWYVGKNLPDKSNLTIITNAMNVAEECSKDETASIYLLGGKLRKNSMSLVGPQVESELQNYNADYVFLGTAGISLRHGFTSSDLYDAEMKRAMVSAGQKIVVVADHSKLHKAGLTPFCPFDQADMFITSDLADIEILKEIEKRGVEVIVVPLSEDTLDKLV, from the coding sequence ATGATTGTGTCGCAGCGCCGTAAGTTAATAAAAGAACTATTAATAAAAAATAAGAGTGTAAAGGTTTCTGACCTTGTTAATTTACTGCATGTATCAGAAGAAACAATCCGGCGGGATTTGAATCAACTTGAAAAAGAAGGTGTTGCCGAGAAAAACTACGGTGGAGCAGTCCTAATAGAGGAGGTCGAAAACCAATTTTTCATTCCTCCTGTGGATAAAAGAAAATTCCAATATTCTCGTGAGAAAGAGTTAATTGGGAAGGCAGCATCCCAATTGATAAAAGAGGGACAAACAATCATTTTTGATGCTGGATCAACAACCTGGTATGTAGGGAAAAACTTACCAGATAAAAGTAACTTGACGATTATAACCAATGCTATGAACGTTGCTGAGGAATGCAGCAAGGATGAAACAGCCTCCATCTATTTATTAGGCGGGAAACTAAGGAAGAATTCGATGAGTCTTGTTGGACCTCAGGTAGAGTCTGAATTACAAAACTACAATGCCGATTATGTGTTCCTTGGGACAGCGGGAATATCGTTAAGGCATGGGTTTACAAGCTCTGATTTGTATGATGCGGAAATGAAACGGGCGATGGTTTCTGCAGGACAAAAGATTGTTGTTGTGGCCGACCATAGCAAGCTGCATAAAGCAGGTTTAACTCCTTTTTGCCCTTTTGATCAAGCAGATATGTTTATTACCAGTGACCTTGCTGATATAGAAATCCTAAAGGAAATTGAAAAAAGAGGTGTAGAAGTAATTGTAGTACCTCTATCAGAAGATACGTTGGATAAATTGGTTTAG
- a CDS encoding alpha-mannosidase → MTEKNISMMEKQLPKTKEKTLHMIGNAHLDPVWLWQWQEGFQETKATFRSALDRMKEYPDFVFTNSSAANYEWIENNEPEMFEEIKQRIQEGRWEIVGGWWIQPDCNLPSGESFVRQGLYGQRYFHEKFGVTAKVGYNVDSFGHHGMLPQILKKSGMDYYIFMRPSPQEKGLPGRLFWWESDDGSRVLAYRIPFEYCTWGKDVEKHIRRNAGELKAPFNDLMTFYGVGNHGGGPTKENIESIKQLNENSSYPTLVFSTVNKFFDELMVKNLPFPVVHDDLQHHASGCYSVHSGIKKWNREAENALIKAEKFSALADWTTGQKYPASEYKQAWKNVLFNQFHDILAGTSIEAAYEDARDMHGEAMSIAKRGVNYAIQSMSWRIDIEEEKGMKPIVIFNPHSWNSTVNVEQEIGGLKPEDILVDEEGNQVPMQVVQSQATAGGRSRISFIAKLPSIGYRVYKIVQRETGKEFTSIKASDTSLENHNFRVVIDQQTGFVTSIYDKQKKLEILGEPAARPVVMNDHSDTWSHNVLQFNGEAGTFKATSVKLVEHGPVKSVIRVISEYGKSTLVQDFTMYKELNQIDVHCTINWQEQFKALKIKFPVDLIFRKSTYEIPYGHIVREGNGEEEPGQNWIDTSGTHPSTGELYGFSLLNDGKYSFDIHNKEMSMTVLRSPIYAHHDPLVPEEDRYYSFIDQGIQRFTYSMLPHEGNWETAGTVKRAAELNQNPISIIETYHKGSLPQKDSFLSVDVENVIVSVIKQAEDNEDLIVRAYETANDETTAIISLPKWNRQIKTKFKPSEIKTFRIPKDSSELVMENNLLEWEE, encoded by the coding sequence ATGACTGAAAAAAATATTTCGATGATGGAAAAACAACTGCCGAAAACAAAAGAAAAAACCTTACATATGATTGGAAATGCTCATCTTGACCCCGTATGGCTATGGCAATGGCAGGAGGGATTCCAGGAAACAAAAGCAACATTTAGGTCTGCGCTTGATCGGATGAAGGAGTATCCTGATTTCGTGTTCACGAATAGTTCAGCCGCTAATTATGAATGGATTGAAAACAATGAGCCTGAGATGTTTGAAGAAATCAAACAGCGTATTCAAGAAGGCCGGTGGGAAATTGTCGGCGGCTGGTGGATTCAGCCGGATTGCAATCTCCCGAGCGGGGAGTCGTTTGTACGCCAAGGTCTTTATGGTCAGCGTTATTTCCACGAGAAATTTGGGGTAACCGCAAAGGTTGGCTATAATGTTGATAGTTTTGGACATCATGGTATGCTTCCACAAATATTAAAGAAAAGCGGCATGGATTATTATATTTTTATGCGTCCAAGCCCGCAGGAAAAAGGACTTCCAGGAAGGTTGTTCTGGTGGGAATCAGATGACGGCTCACGCGTTTTAGCCTATCGAATTCCATTTGAATATTGTACATGGGGCAAGGATGTTGAAAAACATATACGTAGAAATGCAGGAGAATTAAAAGCACCATTTAATGATTTAATGACATTTTACGGTGTTGGTAACCATGGCGGTGGTCCAACGAAGGAAAATATTGAAAGCATTAAACAATTGAATGAAAATTCGTCATATCCAACGCTCGTGTTTAGCACAGTAAATAAATTTTTTGATGAACTCATGGTAAAGAATCTTCCGTTTCCAGTTGTCCATGATGACCTTCAGCACCATGCAAGCGGATGCTACTCTGTTCATTCGGGAATTAAAAAATGGAACCGTGAGGCAGAAAATGCCCTGATTAAAGCTGAGAAATTCTCGGCACTAGCGGATTGGACGACAGGACAAAAATATCCTGCTTCTGAATATAAACAGGCATGGAAAAATGTATTATTCAATCAATTCCATGACATTTTAGCAGGGACAAGTATAGAAGCAGCATATGAGGATGCCCGGGATATGCACGGAGAGGCAATGTCTATTGCTAAACGGGGTGTCAACTACGCGATTCAATCTATGTCTTGGAGAATTGATATAGAAGAAGAAAAAGGGATGAAACCGATTGTTATCTTTAATCCTCATTCGTGGAACAGTACTGTAAATGTTGAACAAGAAATAGGCGGATTAAAGCCGGAGGATATTTTAGTAGATGAAGAGGGAAATCAAGTCCCGATGCAAGTGGTTCAATCTCAGGCAACGGCTGGGGGCCGTTCACGCATCAGCTTTATTGCGAAGCTTCCTTCAATTGGATACCGAGTATATAAAATCGTTCAACGTGAAACTGGTAAAGAATTTACATCTATAAAGGCAAGTGACACTAGCTTGGAAAATCACAATTTTCGAGTTGTAATCGATCAACAAACCGGATTTGTCACGAGCATATATGATAAACAAAAGAAGCTGGAAATACTAGGAGAGCCAGCAGCAAGACCAGTCGTCATGAACGATCATAGCGACACATGGTCGCATAATGTTCTTCAGTTTAATGGCGAAGCAGGCACCTTCAAAGCAACCAGCGTAAAACTGGTGGAACATGGTCCAGTAAAATCAGTTATTCGCGTTATCAGTGAATATGGAAAATCGACACTCGTTCAAGACTTTACCATGTATAAGGAGTTAAACCAGATTGATGTCCATTGTACAATAAATTGGCAGGAACAATTTAAAGCACTAAAGATTAAGTTCCCTGTCGATCTTATCTTCAGAAAATCAACCTATGAAATTCCTTATGGGCACATTGTTAGAGAGGGCAATGGTGAAGAAGAGCCTGGACAAAACTGGATTGATACTTCTGGAACTCATCCATCAACAGGCGAATTATACGGGTTCAGCTTACTAAATGACGGCAAATACAGCTTCGATATCCATAACAAAGAAATGAGTATGACGGTCCTTCGCAGCCCGATTTATGCACATCATGACCCGCTAGTACCGGAAGAAGACCGATATTATTCATTTATTGATCAGGGAATTCAAAGATTCACTTACTCCATGCTGCCGCATGAAGGGAATTGGGAAACAGCTGGAACTGTAAAACGTGCAGCAGAATTGAACCAAAATCCAATTAGCATTATTGAAACCTATCATAAAGGTTCACTCCCACAAAAAGATTCTTTCTTGTCTGTTGATGTTGAGAATGTCATTGTAAGTGTCATAAAGCAAGCGGAGGACAATGAGGATCTTATTGTGCGTGCCTATGAAACAGCAAATGATGAAACTACGGCCATCATTTCTCTTCCTAAATGGAACCGACAAATAAAGACTAAGTTTAAGCCGTCAGAAATAAAAACATTCCGTATTCCAAAAGATTCTTCCGAACTAGTAATGGAAAATAATTTACTGGAGTGGGAAGAATAA